The following coding sequences are from one bacterium window:
- the cysK gene encoding cysteine synthase A, translating to MKNIYEDNSLSIGRTPLVRINRLNDTKATILAKIEGRNPAYSVKCRIGAAMIWDAEKRGVLKPGVRIVEPTSGNTGIALAFVAASRGYPLTLTMPETMSLERRKLLKIFGAELVLTEGTKGMPGAIAKAKEIYESDPGHYVLMQQFENPANPDIHEKTTGPEIWEDTGGGIDILISGVGTGGTITGVSRYIKHQMKKKILSVAVEPVESPVITQTMNKQEVKPGPHKIQGIGAGFVPKNLDLSIVDRVEQVTSAESMEMARRLAKEEGIVSGISCGAALIAALRLGKENPGKTIVTILPDSGERYLSSALYEGIV from the coding sequence ATGAAAAATATCTATGAAGACAATTCGCTGTCGATCGGGAGGACGCCGTTGGTCCGGATCAACAGGCTCAACGACACGAAGGCGACGATCCTGGCCAAGATCGAAGGGCGAAATCCCGCCTATTCGGTCAAGTGCCGCATCGGCGCGGCCATGATTTGGGACGCGGAGAAGAGGGGCGTGCTCAAGCCCGGCGTGAGGATCGTCGAGCCGACCAGCGGTAACACAGGCATCGCGCTGGCCTTCGTGGCGGCCTCCCGGGGCTATCCGTTGACGCTGACGATGCCGGAAACCATGAGCCTGGAACGGCGTAAATTGCTGAAGATCTTCGGCGCCGAGCTGGTTTTGACCGAAGGCACCAAGGGCATGCCCGGGGCGATCGCCAAGGCCAAGGAGATCTACGAGAGCGATCCCGGGCATTACGTCCTGATGCAGCAGTTCGAAAATCCCGCCAATCCGGACATTCATGAAAAGACGACGGGTCCTGAAATCTGGGAGGATACGGGCGGGGGCATCGACATCCTCATCTCGGGCGTCGGCACGGGCGGCACCATCACGGGCGTGAGCCGGTATATCAAGCATCAGATGAAGAAAAAGATCCTGTCGGTGGCGGTCGAGCCGGTCGAGAGCCCGGTGATCACGCAGACGATGAACAAGCAGGAGGTCAAGCCCGGCCCGCACAAGATTCAGGGCATCGGGGCGGGCTTCGTTCCCAAGAATCTCGATCTGTCGATCGTCGACCGCGTGGAGCAGGTCACGAGCGCCGAATCCATGGAGATGGCGCGGCGGCTGGCGAAGGAAGAGGGGATCGTCAGCGGGATTTCCTGCGGGGCCGCCCTCATCGCCGCCTTGCGGCTGGGCAAGGAAAATCCGGGCAAGACCATCGTCACGATCCTGCCGGATTCCGGCGAGCGCTATCTCTCCAGCGCCCTGTACGAAGGCATCGTTTGA
- the epsC gene encoding serine O-acetyltransferase EpsC has product MLESSHRTTLPQRNKVADCLEALWFLLFPDHRPSDRDFLKGASAERLPEIEVSCRRELTLQIQRALAGVDDGPGRADSLAGEFMAKLPVIKQKLLQDARAAYERDPAASGVDEIILTYPGYLALMTYRLAHELSRSGVPLIPRMMTEYAHSLTGCDIHPDARIGEALFIDHATGVVIGQTAVIGDRVTIYQGVTLGSLSVKNRGDAKQRHPTIEDDVVLYSNATILGGETVIGARSVIGGSSWITYFVPPDSRVILAKPQTITTKTQKPIQYIPNWDI; this is encoded by the coding sequence ATGCTGGAGTCGTCGCATCGGACAACGCTTCCGCAGCGAAACAAGGTCGCCGACTGCCTGGAGGCATTGTGGTTCCTGCTTTTTCCGGATCACCGGCCCTCGGACCGGGATTTCCTGAAGGGGGCGTCGGCCGAACGCCTCCCGGAAATCGAGGTTTCGTGCCGCCGGGAGCTGACTTTGCAGATTCAGCGCGCGCTGGCGGGCGTTGACGATGGGCCGGGTCGGGCCGATTCGCTGGCCGGCGAGTTCATGGCGAAGCTCCCCGTCATCAAGCAAAAGCTGCTTCAAGACGCCCGCGCGGCCTACGAACGCGATCCCGCGGCGAGCGGCGTCGACGAAATCATTCTCACGTATCCCGGCTATCTGGCCCTCATGACCTACCGGCTCGCGCATGAGTTGTCGCGATCCGGCGTTCCTCTCATTCCCAGGATGATGACCGAATATGCGCATTCGCTAACGGGTTGCGACATCCACCCGGACGCCCGCATCGGCGAGGCCCTCTTCATCGATCATGCGACGGGTGTCGTCATCGGGCAGACGGCGGTCATCGGCGACCGCGTGACCATCTATCAAGGCGTCACCCTGGGTTCCCTTTCGGTGAAGAACAGGGGTGACGCGAAGCAGAGGCATCCGACGATCGAGGACGACGTCGTGCTGTATTCCAACGCGACGATCCTCGGCGGAGAGACGGTCATCGGGGCCCGCTCCGTCATCGGCGGCTCTTCTTGGATCACTTATTTCGTGCCTCCGGACTCGAGGGTGATTCTGGCGAAACCCCAAACGATCACGACCAAGACTCAAAAACCCATCCAATATATTCCCAATTGGGACATCTGA
- a CDS encoding Rieske 2Fe-2S domain-containing protein — protein MTDHKDREKEIREPKPFGVDYVPYVKRVIPKKGEPVYVGKMSDIPPGKAKSVMTDKYRVAVFNVDGKFHAIKDACPHAEYPLEKGTLRGEVVSCSSHNWQFNVRTGECLKGDPDIKIRQFDVEVRGDEVWVKP, from the coding sequence ATGACCGACCACAAGGACCGAGAAAAAGAGATTCGCGAACCGAAACCCTTTGGCGTCGACTACGTCCCTTACGTCAAACGCGTCATTCCCAAGAAGGGCGAGCCCGTCTACGTGGGCAAGATGTCGGACATTCCCCCCGGCAAGGCCAAGTCCGTCATGACCGACAAATACCGCGTGGCCGTGTTCAACGTGGACGGAAAGTTCCACGCCATCAAGGACGCCTGCCCGCACGCCGAGTATCCGCTGGAGAAGGGAACCTTGCGGGGCGAGGTCGTATCCTGTTCGTCCCACAATTGGCAGTTCAACGTGCGGACCGGCGAGTGTCTGAAGGGTGACCCGGACATCAAGATCCGCCAGTTTGATGTGGAGGTCCGAGGCGACGAGGTGTGGGTGAAACCTTAG
- a CDS encoding NAD-dependent succinate-semialdehyde dehydrogenase, whose amino-acid sequence MYRTLNPATEELVREYPEHSWDQARAAAEKAREAFRSWREVPVDQRAAVARRLAALLRSRLARYGALITLEMGKPIAQAEVEIDKCGRGCDYYATSARQALEPQAVQTEAAKSYVRYDPLGVIFGIMPWNFPFWQVFRFAIPALMAGNVVLLKHAPNVPACALEIESLFREAGASEGVFQSLFLTNDDAAKLIESGMVAGVSLTGSDRAGSAVASVAGKNLVKTVLELGGSDPFIVFEDADLDATIPVAVKGRMLNTGQSCIAAKRFLVAEKIYPEFRDRILAAVRALKVGDPTHPETDLGPLAREDLLKNLEKQVGEAKRQGAKVLLEGGRRTEKGFFYAPTVLEEVRPGMSAFDQEVFGPVVSLIRFKTADEAVALANMTSYGLGASLWTRDTAKAEALARRIEAGNVFVNGMVKSDPRLPFGGIKRSGYGRELSVVGIHEFTNIKTVWIG is encoded by the coding sequence ATGTATCGCACCTTGAATCCGGCGACGGAAGAACTCGTTCGCGAATATCCCGAACACTCCTGGGACCAGGCCCGCGCCGCGGCGGAAAAGGCACGGGAGGCCTTTCGATCGTGGCGCGAGGTTCCGGTCGACCAGCGGGCGGCGGTGGCCCGCCGATTGGCCGCGCTTCTGAGATCCCGTTTGGCGCGCTACGGCGCCCTCATCACCCTGGAAATGGGCAAGCCCATTGCGCAGGCGGAGGTCGAGATCGACAAGTGCGGGCGCGGCTGCGACTATTACGCCACCTCGGCCAGACAGGCGCTCGAGCCGCAGGCCGTCCAGACGGAGGCCGCCAAGAGCTACGTTCGTTACGACCCGCTGGGCGTGATTTTCGGCATCATGCCGTGGAACTTCCCGTTCTGGCAGGTCTTCCGCTTCGCGATCCCGGCGCTCATGGCCGGCAACGTCGTCCTCCTCAAACACGCCCCGAACGTTCCCGCCTGCGCCCTCGAGATCGAGTCGCTCTTTCGCGAGGCGGGGGCTTCGGAAGGCGTCTTCCAATCCCTGTTCCTGACGAACGACGACGCCGCGAAGCTGATCGAGTCGGGGATGGTCGCCGGAGTTTCTCTCACCGGCAGCGACCGGGCGGGAAGCGCGGTGGCTTCTGTCGCCGGAAAAAATCTTGTGAAGACGGTTTTGGAGCTCGGCGGTTCGGATCCTTTCATCGTCTTCGAGGATGCCGACCTGGACGCGACGATCCCGGTGGCGGTCAAGGGCCGGATGCTGAACACCGGCCAGAGCTGCATCGCGGCGAAGCGTTTTCTGGTCGCCGAAAAAATCTACCCTGAGTTCCGAGACCGGATCCTTGCGGCCGTCCGGGCGCTCAAGGTCGGTGACCCCACCCACCCCGAGACGGACCTGGGTCCCCTGGCGCGCGAGGACCTGCTGAAGAATCTTGAAAAACAGGTTGGCGAGGCGAAACGACAGGGTGCGAAGGTCCTTCTCGAAGGGGGACGGCGGACGGAAAAAGGCTTTTTCTACGCGCCCACGGTCTTAGAAGAGGTGAGGCCGGGAATGTCGGCGTTTGACCAGGAGGTCTTTGGGCCGGTCGTGTCGCTTATTCGTTTCAAAACGGCGGACGAGGCCGTCGCCTTGGCGAACATGACATCCTATGGCCTGGGCGCTTCGCTCTGGACGCGCGATACGGCAAAGGCCGAGGCGTTGGCGCGAAGGATCGAAGCGGGCAACGTCTTCGTGAACGGCATGGTCAAGTCCGACCCGAGACTCCCGTTCGGAGGCATCAAGAGGTCCGGGTACGGCCGCGAGTTATCGGTCGTTGGCATCCACGAATTCACGAACATTAAAACCGTTTGGATAGGTTAA
- a CDS encoding Mut7-C RNAse domain-containing protein, translated as MRFAVDEMLGKLARWLRMMGFDVSYRRPVDDLLLIGEARDEERIILTRDTRLIRKLRPEEYCFISHDHLEDQCRELFERFPGLLNERAPLSRCVECNVPLEEIEKKKVKDKVWPFVFETQNRFTTCPDCGRIYWEATHVEKIKRRLNALAPTIPSRSG; from the coding sequence ATGCGCTTCGCCGTCGACGAGATGCTGGGCAAACTCGCCCGCTGGCTCCGGATGATGGGCTTTGACGTCTCCTACCGGAGGCCGGTCGATGATCTCCTGCTCATCGGCGAAGCGCGCGATGAAGAGAGAATCATTCTCACCCGCGACACGCGCCTGATCCGGAAGCTCCGTCCCGAAGAGTATTGCTTCATCTCCCACGATCACCTCGAGGACCAATGCCGGGAGCTCTTTGAGAGATTTCCGGGGCTGCTGAACGAGCGTGCGCCGCTCTCCCGTTGCGTTGAGTGCAACGTCCCCTTGGAAGAGATCGAAAAGAAGAAGGTCAAGGACAAGGTCTGGCCGTTCGTCTTCGAGACCCAAAACCGCTTCACCACCTGCCCCGACTGCGGACGGATCTATTGGGAGGCGACGCACGTGGAAAAAATCAAGCGCCGCCTGAACGCGCTCGCGCCAACGATTCCGAGCCGATCAGGATGA
- the fabR gene encoding HTH-type transcriptional repressor FabR: MFLKSRDLNGKTRAGQKAVSRRSLVDAAIGLSARHGFAGLSLREVCREAGLAPTAFYRHFRDMDDLGLALVDEVALSLRRLMREARRMAERQESRVEASAVAFIDFIRRNANLFRILMGERLGSSPAFRKSLRREMNLFVNELAEDLQRAAQQARRPLADPMLAAEAIVAVVFTVGAEALDLPSRECKKLTERLIKEIRLILIGSESLARARSGGA; encoded by the coding sequence ATGTTCCTAAAAAGCAGGGACTTGAACGGGAAAACACGGGCGGGACAAAAAGCCGTCAGCCGCCGCTCCCTGGTCGACGCGGCCATCGGCTTGAGCGCCCGCCACGGGTTTGCGGGATTGAGCCTGCGCGAGGTTTGCCGCGAGGCCGGCCTCGCCCCCACCGCCTTTTACCGGCATTTCAGGGACATGGACGATCTTGGACTCGCCCTCGTGGACGAGGTGGCCCTCTCCCTCCGGAGGCTGATGCGCGAGGCGCGCCGGATGGCGGAACGTCAAGAGAGCCGGGTCGAGGCCTCGGCCGTGGCCTTCATCGACTTCATCCGCCGGAACGCGAATCTGTTCCGGATCCTCATGGGGGAACGTTTGGGGAGCTCGCCGGCCTTCCGCAAGTCGCTCCGCAGGGAGATGAACCTGTTCGTGAACGAGCTCGCGGAGGATCTCCAAAGGGCGGCCCAGCAGGCCCGCCGGCCGCTGGCGGACCCCATGCTCGCCGCCGAGGCGATCGTCGCCGTCGTCTTCACGGTGGGGGCCGAGGCCTTGGATCTCCCGTCTCGGGAATGCAAGAAACTGACCGAGAGGCTGATCAAGGAGATCCGGCTCATCCTGATCGGCTCGGAATCGTTGGCGCGAGCGCGTTCAGGCGGCGCTTGA
- a CDS encoding fatty acid desaturase: MPRKKTPAATPAWTPERFEAFGREISAVGEEVRARLGDEDVAYVKKLRKVSRAAEAVGRALIHFSLDPLTWSAGVFSLWLHHQLETAEIGHSALHGCWDGLKGAEAFYPSAFKWTMPVDEKAWQHEHNILHHQYTNIVGRDPDLNYGGLRIAEQTRWLPRNLVQFLQFFWTAPIFAWTIAIHATGLTDLTHPRNDETYANVLPDKKITTLLKAFKQTAKKMIPYSLYEFGFWPMLAGPLWWKVLAGNLTAETMRNVYTCATIYAGHFGDDLTYFDKDFKAKGRGEWYKAQIEAAHNYDVPVPVSVLCGALDYQIEHHLFPKLPPNRLREVGPKIQKICKKYGIRYHRSDWGKTLKESLKRIFKMSFPALPSPLRSQ; this comes from the coding sequence ATGCCACGCAAGAAGACGCCCGCCGCAACCCCCGCATGGACCCCGGAGAGATTCGAGGCCTTCGGCCGCGAGATTTCCGCCGTCGGCGAGGAGGTGCGGGCGAGATTGGGAGACGAGGACGTCGCCTACGTGAAGAAATTGCGGAAGGTCTCACGGGCCGCGGAGGCCGTCGGACGCGCGCTGATCCATTTCAGCCTGGACCCCCTCACATGGTCCGCCGGCGTCTTCTCCCTCTGGCTCCATCACCAGCTCGAGACGGCCGAGATCGGCCATTCCGCTTTGCACGGGTGTTGGGACGGCCTCAAGGGCGCGGAGGCGTTTTATCCCTCCGCCTTCAAATGGACCATGCCCGTCGACGAGAAGGCATGGCAGCACGAGCACAACATCCTTCATCATCAATACACGAATATCGTCGGCAGGGATCCGGACCTCAATTACGGCGGCTTGCGCATCGCGGAACAGACACGGTGGTTGCCGCGCAACCTCGTCCAATTCCTGCAGTTCTTCTGGACCGCGCCCATTTTCGCATGGACGATCGCGATTCACGCGACCGGCCTGACCGACCTGACCCACCCGCGAAACGACGAGACCTACGCCAACGTCCTGCCGGACAAGAAGATCACAACCCTTCTGAAGGCCTTCAAGCAGACGGCCAAGAAGATGATTCCCTATTCCCTTTACGAATTCGGCTTCTGGCCGATGCTGGCCGGACCTCTTTGGTGGAAGGTGCTCGCGGGAAACCTCACCGCTGAAACGATGCGGAATGTCTACACGTGCGCGACGATCTACGCCGGGCATTTCGGCGACGATCTGACGTACTTCGACAAGGACTTCAAGGCCAAGGGGCGCGGCGAGTGGTACAAGGCCCAGATCGAGGCGGCCCACAACTACGACGTCCCGGTCCCGGTGAGCGTCCTGTGCGGGGCCCTCGACTATCAAATCGAGCACCATCTCTTTCCCAAACTGCCGCCCAACCGCCTTCGTGAGGTCGGGCCGAAGATCCAAAAGATCTGCAAAAAATACGGGATCCGGTATCACCGTTCGGATTGGGGCAAGACGCTCAAGGAATCCCTCAAACGCATCTTCAAGATGTCATTTCCGGCCTTGCCTTCCCCCTTGCGCAGCCAGTAG
- a CDS encoding NAD(P)/FAD-dependent oxidoreductase, with protein MLRNSEHWDAVILGAGGAGLMAAIEGGKRGRRVVVLDHAAKIGAKILISGGGRCNFTNLHTPAEAYVSENPHFCKSALSRFQPEQFISLVKAHGIPFHEKKLGQLFCDRSAKDIVRLLVSECVKAGVVIRLQTKIAGVRKEAGVFVVETNRGDFESSSLVVATGGLSIPKIGATGLGYDIARQFGLDVVPTAPALDGFRLDPALLERLQGLSGVSLDAILSCDGVSFRENILFTHRGLSGPAALQASLYWKPGAPVTINLLPGTDAAEWLVEKKREGSKALLKNALTGFFPKRFAEAFCQIQDAPEVALIRVSDKDLRDFGAILNRWTLTPAGTVGYDRAEVTRGGVATKELSSKTMESKKVPGLYFIGEVVDVTGRLGGYNFQWAWSSGWAAGQAV; from the coding sequence GTGCTTCGAAATTCCGAGCATTGGGATGCCGTCATCCTGGGGGCCGGCGGTGCGGGCCTCATGGCCGCCATCGAGGGGGGGAAGCGCGGTCGCAGGGTCGTCGTCCTCGATCATGCCGCGAAGATCGGAGCAAAGATCCTCATCTCCGGGGGCGGACGGTGCAATTTTACGAACCTGCACACGCCGGCCGAGGCCTACGTTTCGGAAAATCCTCACTTCTGCAAGTCCGCTCTCTCCCGCTTTCAGCCGGAGCAGTTCATTTCCTTGGTGAAGGCCCACGGCATCCCCTTTCATGAGAAGAAGCTCGGGCAGCTCTTTTGCGACCGGTCGGCCAAGGACATTGTCCGATTGCTCGTCTCCGAATGCGTCAAGGCGGGCGTGGTCATCCGTCTACAAACGAAAATCGCCGGCGTGCGCAAGGAGGCGGGCGTATTCGTCGTTGAAACCAACCGGGGCGATTTTGAGTCCTCGTCTCTCGTCGTCGCGACCGGCGGCCTCTCCATTCCCAAGATCGGCGCCACGGGGCTGGGTTACGACATCGCCCGCCAGTTCGGGCTGGACGTCGTTCCGACCGCGCCGGCCTTGGACGGTTTCCGTCTCGACCCCGCGTTGCTCGAGCGGCTCCAAGGCCTCTCAGGCGTCTCCCTCGACGCGATCCTCTCCTGCGACGGCGTTTCGTTCCGCGAAAACATCCTCTTCACGCACCGGGGGCTGAGCGGTCCGGCCGCCCTGCAAGCTTCGCTTTATTGGAAGCCGGGCGCCCCGGTCACGATCAACCTCCTGCCCGGAACGGATGCGGCCGAATGGTTGGTCGAAAAAAAGAGGGAAGGGTCGAAGGCCCTCCTCAAGAACGCGCTGACCGGGTTCTTCCCCAAACGTTTCGCGGAGGCGTTTTGCCAAATCCAAGACGCACCCGAGGTGGCCTTGATCCGCGTTTCGGACAAGGACCTGCGCGATTTCGGCGCCATCCTCAACCGATGGACCCTCACGCCTGCCGGCACGGTGGGCTACGACCGGGCGGAGGTGACCCGGGGCGGCGTGGCCACCAAGGAGCTCTCCTCCAAGACGATGGAGTCCAAGAAGGTCCCGGGGCTCTATTTCATCGGCGAGGTGGTGGACGTCACCGGCCGCCTGGGCGGATACAACTTCCAATGGGCCTGGTCCTCGGGCTGGGCCGCGGGACAGGCGGTCTGA
- a CDS encoding metal-dependent hydrolase, which yields MDTLTQGLLGAAAAQALTQKRIGKKALLAGALGGMAADLDVFIYSPSDPMLGVTLHRHFTHALLFIPAGALIVALFLRVFRAYREDWAGVSWACFWGYATHGLLDACTSYGTMLLWPFSTARISWDCVSIVDPVFSGALIAGVVWAQWKRRPRAAVLALLFCLAYLGLGEIQNRRGEAAQREILHARGHEAVKARVMPTLANLVVWRSLYEADGRLWADTIRVPIGSGATYAEGASVTVLRPEGLPPGFLENPALKKDWEKFLWFTEGFVALSGRGDVVGDMRYSSETGGFKPLWGIVIPENPARAKHVGWTF from the coding sequence ATGGACACGCTGACACAGGGTCTCCTCGGCGCCGCGGCGGCGCAGGCGCTGACGCAAAAAAGGATCGGGAAAAAGGCCCTCCTCGCCGGCGCGTTGGGCGGGATGGCAGCCGACCTGGACGTCTTCATCTATTCCCCGTCCGATCCCATGCTCGGTGTGACGCTTCACCGGCACTTCACGCACGCCCTCCTGTTCATCCCCGCCGGGGCCCTGATCGTCGCCCTTTTTCTCAGGGTCTTCCGGGCGTACCGGGAGGACTGGGCCGGCGTGTCTTGGGCCTGTTTTTGGGGTTACGCCACCCACGGGCTTTTGGACGCCTGCACGAGCTACGGCACGATGCTCCTCTGGCCGTTCTCCACGGCGAGGATTTCCTGGGACTGCGTCTCCATCGTCGACCCGGTCTTCAGCGGCGCCTTGATCGCGGGCGTTGTCTGGGCTCAATGGAAGAGACGTCCCCGGGCGGCGGTCCTGGCCCTGCTCTTTTGTCTCGCCTATCTTGGTTTGGGGGAAATCCAGAATCGCCGCGGGGAGGCCGCACAAAGGGAGATCCTGCACGCGCGGGGTCACGAGGCCGTCAAGGCGCGGGTGATGCCGACCCTGGCGAACCTGGTCGTCTGGCGGTCCCTCTACGAGGCGGACGGGCGGCTTTGGGCCGACACGATCCGTGTCCCGATCGGGAGCGGCGCAACTTACGCCGAAGGGGCGAGCGTCACCGTCCTTCGTCCCGAAGGGCTGCCTCCGGGCTTTCTCGAAAACCCGGCCCTCAAAAAGGACTGGGAGAAATTCCTCTGGTTCACCGAAGGGTTCGTCGCGCTGAGCGGCCGGGGCGACGTTGTGGGAGACATGCGGTACTCCTCCGAGACGGGGGGATTCAAGCCGCTGTGGGGGATCGTGATTCCCGAAAACCCCGCGCGCGCGAAACACGTGGGCTGGACCTTTTGA
- a CDS encoding antibiotic biosynthesis monooxygenase, which produces MYIAMNKFWIKPGKDQDFEKVWRERESYLKGVPGFKEFHLLRGDGGVYISHSVWENEDAFSAWTESEAFARAHGQGGSQGLVQGPPEFNGYQVVL; this is translated from the coding sequence ATGTATATCGCGATGAACAAGTTCTGGATCAAGCCGGGAAAGGATCAGGACTTCGAAAAGGTCTGGCGCGAGCGCGAAAGCTATCTCAAGGGGGTTCCTGGGTTTAAGGAATTCCACCTCCTGCGGGGAGACGGCGGGGTCTACATCTCGCACTCGGTCTGGGAAAACGAGGACGCCTTCAGCGCTTGGACGGAATCCGAGGCCTTCGCCAGGGCCCACGGCCAAGGCGGGAGCCAGGGGCTCGTGCAAGGGCCTCCCGAATTCAATGGCTACCAGGTCGTTCTCTGA
- a CDS encoding SprT-like domain-containing protein, which translates to MATRSFSDPAAYRGKVYHLKPLFDWINRDYFSGSVKCKLAWGRVRASRVRRVRQLGRFEPRANRIVLNPVLDQAGVPVFVVASVLHHEMCHAVVPAKRRSGYTEFHGPEFKALERKFRDYRAARDWIRANRKFLFQPARNHVTAAVPAEAPEQLSLRLF; encoded by the coding sequence ATGGCTACCAGGTCGTTCTCTGACCCGGCCGCATACCGCGGCAAGGTCTATCATCTCAAACCGCTTTTCGATTGGATCAACCGCGATTACTTTTCGGGTTCCGTGAAATGCAAACTCGCCTGGGGCCGCGTCCGCGCCTCCCGGGTCCGGCGCGTCCGCCAGCTCGGGCGCTTCGAGCCGCGCGCCAACCGGATCGTCTTGAATCCGGTCCTCGACCAGGCGGGGGTTCCCGTCTTCGTCGTGGCCTCGGTGCTGCATCACGAGATGTGCCACGCCGTGGTTCCGGCCAAGAGAAGGAGCGGCTATACCGAGTTTCACGGCCCGGAATTCAAGGCCCTCGAAAGGAAATTTCGGGACTACCGCGCCGCGCGCGACTGGATCCGCGCGAACCGGAAGTTTCTCTTCCAACCGGCGCGGAATCACGTGACGGCGGCCGTCCCCGCGGAAGCCCCCGAACAATTATCCCTACGCCTTTTCTAA
- the efp gene encoding elongation factor P, whose amino-acid sequence MINATQIRVGDILNIEGVLYRVLKAQHITPGKGNAQVQVDIRNLKTGIKNNMRFRSVDSVEKVDVFEKKVNFLYQDGDMYHFMDPENYEQFELSKSLLEDVIPYLKPESPIVLLTHDERPISVSVPKKMAFTVAECDPPTKGMAGATKDAVMDNGLQVKVPLFIKTGESIVVDTETGDYLEKA is encoded by the coding sequence ATGATCAACGCCACACAGATTCGGGTCGGGGATATTCTGAATATCGAAGGAGTCCTCTACCGCGTGCTCAAGGCCCAGCACATCACGCCGGGCAAGGGCAACGCCCAGGTCCAGGTGGACATCCGGAACCTCAAGACCGGCATCAAGAACAACATGCGTTTCCGGTCGGTCGATTCGGTGGAAAAGGTGGACGTCTTCGAAAAGAAGGTCAACTTTCTCTACCAGGACGGGGACATGTACCACTTCATGGACCCCGAAAACTACGAACAGTTCGAGCTCTCCAAGTCCCTCCTCGAGGATGTGATCCCCTACCTCAAGCCCGAATCGCCGATCGTGCTCCTGACCCATGACGAACGCCCGATCAGCGTGAGCGTTCCCAAGAAGATGGCGTTCACGGTCGCCGAATGCGATCCCCCCACCAAGGGCATGGCGGGCGCGACGAAGGACGCGGTGATGGACAACGGTCTCCAGGTGAAGGTCCCCCTCTTCATCAAGACCGGAGAATCGATCGTGGTCGATACCGAGACCGGGGATTACTTAGAAAAGGCGTAG